The DNA window AATGAATGACCACTCTGGTGAGTTTTATACTTTTAGTAGTGCTTGCGGTTCTCGCTGCCCGGCAGTGGCTGATGGAGCGGGAAGGCAAACCGGTTATGGCGGAACCCTTTGAGGGCACTGTCTATCGTGTTGGTGCCGCGTGTGTGGCCGAGCGGGATATGCCCAGCGGTGCCGAGCCGAAAGCCACAGTCATCTGTATGCACGGCTTCGTCGAACACATGGGTTATTTCACCGAGTTCTACGACGACCCTGATATTCAACTGATTCTGCTTAACAGCTGCGGATATCATCTCCCTATCGATCAGCCCCGTTTCCGTCAGGCTAGCTGGGCGGTGCCGCCTTCAGCGGACGAAGGAACCATCGAATATGATGCCATGGTGATGAATCAGGCCCTGGAGCATCTTCCCAAGAGCAGTAATATCCGCATCCACGGCCATTCCCGTGGCGGCGCGGTCACCCTGGAAGCGGCTTCGCTGCGTCCGGACCTGTTTGAAAACGTAGAGGTGGTGCTGGAAGCCCCCGTGCTTCCGCAAGGACGGCCTTACGGACATTACGGTCAGGCGCAGCTTTGGTGTATGGCCTTTCTGGTCCCGCTCTGGCGGCGCCAGCCCATCGCCTGGCATAACCGGGGCATGTACGGGCCGCTCCACAATGAGCGCAAGCGTCAATTGATCGAAGGCTTGCCGTTCAATCCCCGACGCGTCAGTACCATGGTGACCAATATGAGGTCCCTGGGCGAGTGGATGGACACCAAGCCCATCACGATGTTCGACAACATCCGTAAGGGCTACGTCCTTGTGCCGGACAAAGACAAGGTGCTCGAAACACAGGCTATGTACGACAGTGCGAGCCAGGGTGCGCAGGGAAATCTGGAGGTAGTACGGATAGCCTGCAGCCATTTCCCGTTGTTCGATTGCCCGGAGTCGATTCCGGCACTGCAGAAAAAAGGCGACTCACGTGCAAAGGCTGCCAAGGCCGCCGCGTCCACCGCTTAAACCTTGACGAGATCGCCGGTGCTCCACGAGCGGGCCTACAGCTCGGGGAGCACCAGGCTTTCAACACTAGTCCTTTGCCTGCTTTCTCTGCGCCCGCTCTTGTTGATCCTGTTGTACTCTCTGAATCTGGTCAAAGTCCATGGCGTCCAGGACCTCCTGCGTCGGATAGCCATCGGCAACCATGTCTTCAGCGCGCTGAAACCGACTCAGTGCCTTACGCGTGGCGGGCCCCATGACACCATCTGCCTCGCCTGCTTCGAAACCAAGCATGTTGAGGTAGCTCTGCATTGACCTGACCTTATCCCGGGTCAGCTGCAGTTCGTTCTCTGGCAGCGGCGTTTGCAGCGGTCCCGCTCCGGCAATACGGTCAGCCAGCCGCCCGACAGCAAGGGCGTAAAACTCGGAACGGTTCCAGCGCATGATGATCTCGAAGTTCTGGTAGACCAGAAAAGCGGGACCCCTGTGGCCGGAGGGCACGAGCAGGGAGGCTTCGACATCTGCGTTCGGCAGCGGTCTGCCGAAGGCATCCTTCACACCGAACTCCTTCCATTCGCTCACGGGGTAGGACTCGTCCCGCCCCGCCAGTGAATAGGAGAAAACGTCTGGCAGCTGAACCTCCCGACCCCAGCGCAAACCGGGAACCCAGCCCAGCGCCTTGAGGAAGTTACCCGCCGATGCCATGGCGTCGGGAACGCTGCCCCACAGGTCACGGCGGCCGTCACCATCAGCATCAACCGCATGACGCAGAAATACGGAAGGCATGAACTGGACATGGCCCATGGCTCCGGCCCAGGAACCCTGCATGTTGTCGGCCTGCACATCGCCGGCATCTATGATTTTGAGGGCGGCGAACAGTTCTTCTGTGAAGTAAGCACTTCTTCGCGGATCGCAGGCCAGTGTGGTCAGGGAGGCCGGAATCGGCATGTTGCCGAAGTAACTGCCGAAGTTCGTCTCCAGGCCCCAAAACGCCACGAGATAATGGGCCGGAACACCCGTCTCCCGTTCCACGCGCTTGAGAATGTCGCGGTGCTCCTTCAGCATTTCCCGGCCTTTCTCAACCCGGTCCTCAGTCACCCGGCGGCCGAAATAGTCGGCAAATGTCTGGGTAAACTCCGGCTGCTTACTGTCGAGCTCTATCACCTTCTCCTGGTAGCGCACCTGCCCGAGCACATCATCGACTACCTGCTTCGAGATGCCTTGTTCAACAGCTTTCGCCTGCAGATTGCCAACGCACTGTTTGAACTCAATCTCGCTGGCCGACTGTGCCAGCGCCAGCCCCGATGCAAACGTGAGTCCCAGCAAACTGGAGATCGCTGTCGGCAGGGCGGAACGGCGGGTGACACGAGCAGACTTTGACGGGCGGGGCACTGATATCTCCTTTTTAACGGATAGGCTGGATGTTCGGGAGCGTTACAGAACAAGGCCAGCCGCGTGGGCTGGCCCAGGGTAGGACATGCGATCAGCTTAAAACATCCGCGAAACCGTCCGCCGCTTCAGATGTAATAGTCTTTCAGCGGCGGAAATCCGTTGAACTCGATAGCGCTGTATGTCGTGGTGTAGGCCCCGGTTGAAAGCCAGTACATGCGGTCACCGATGGCGAGATTCAGTGGCAGGCCGTACTTGTAATGCTCATACATGATGTCGGCACTGTCGCAGCTCGGCCCGGCAATGACTACATCTTCAACCTCGCCTTTTTTGTCTGTATGAATCGGAAATTTGATCGATTCATCCATGGTTTCGATGAGTCCGGAGAACTTGCCGACATCGGTGTAGACCCATCGGTGCATGGCGGTGCGCGACTTCCGTGAAATCAGCACGACTTCGCTGACCAGTACGCCTGCGTTGGAAATCAGCGAACGGCCGGGCTCAATGATGATTTCGGGGAAGGTGTCGCCAAAGTCTTCCTGAATGAAGCGTTTGATCTCCTGCGCGTAGGTGGCCAGGTCGTTGGTCCGGGAGATGTAGTTGGCCGGGAATCCACCGCCCATGTTGATCATTTTGAGCTCAATGCCGTCTTCTTCCTTGAGGCGCTCGAAAATAACCTTCACTTTGCCCAGCGCGGCATCCCAGGCGCCGATTTCACGCTGCTGGGAACCCACGTGGAAAGAAACGCCGTAGGGTACCAGCCCCAGGTCCCGCGCCAGGATCAGCAGATCCATGGCCATGTCGCTCTGGCAGCCGAATTTACGGGACAGCGGCCAGTCGGCCGTGAGCGTACCTTCAGTCAGGATTCTCACATACACCCGCGAGCCAGGGGCGGCCTTGGCGATGTTCCGAAGGTCGGCTTCGGAATCAGTGGCGTACATCCGCACTCCTTTCTCGTAGAAGGTGCGGATGTCCTTACTCTTCTTGATGGTATTGCCGAAGCTTATGCGGTCCGGCGAGACCCCATGGGCAAGCACTTTGTCGAGTTCATAGACAGAGGCGATATCGAAATTGGAGCCTTTGTCCCGCAAGAGTGTCAGCACTTCTGTCGACGGATTGGCCTTGACCGCATAGTAGACGCTGGCATAGGGAAACGCGTCGGTCATCTCATCGTATTGCCGATTGATCGTGGCAACGTCCACGACCAGAAATGGCGTCTCGCGGTTTTCGGCAAAAGCCTTGATCCGGCCGAAGGTTTCACTGTCAAAGTAATCGCTCACCTGGATCGCAGTCTGGTCGCTCATGAGGCTTGGGTTTCTCTCCGGGGGTTATGTGGAACCGGCAGTCGGTCGCTAACGCGAACCATATGACACAGCCGGGAGTTTGACTATCAGGGATAGCCCTGAGAAGCAGGGCGCTAAATGTACGCCTGCGACGAATCTATCATTAGTTGGAGCACGGTTGAACCAGTCAGTCAACCACCGCCTGATTCGCCAGGCGATAACGGATGGCCTGTACAATGGTGTTGAGCTGTTGCCGGCATTCACCGTCGTAAATCAGCTTACTCTCGTCCCGTAGCGACTGGTAGGCTGAGTCCGATTTTTCGGCCTTGCCCGACTTTACGTTTTCATGGGCATCGAGGTAAGCACATGCGCTGAGATGCATATGCACTTCGTTGTCGATCAGCTGGAACACCAGTGCCTCGATGTTTTCGGGATAGAACGGGCGCAACCGCTGGGCACAGTCTTTTGCTTTCAACGCCGAAGTTCGCGCAGCCAACCGGGTCTCTGAAATACCTTCGCCGCTCTCGATCGCCCGCAGGAAGCTGCCCAGCTTGTCGTGAAGCTCACGCAGGCTGGCCCAGATCTTCTGGTAGGCTTGCAGCTCAAGCTCGGCATGCAGGCGATGGGTTGCTCTTGGCGCCTGGACCGACTGCGCGGCAAGCTGGGGCGACGAAAGCGAGCTGGCCATGCCCGTTTTGCCTGTGTTGCGATCCGTGCCTGGCCCCGGGTCGCTGTGCATGGGCTGACGTTGCCGCTGTCGTGATGACCCGGGCTGCATGTTGTGGTCGTCCAGCTCAAAACGCAGCCCTTGCAGCTCGCGCTGAAGCTCACGCTGACTGTTGCTTTGCTGACGGTACAGCCAAGCTATTGCCAGGGCGCCCAGCGCCAGAACCGCCAGCAAAACCAGGACGCCGTAATTTACAAGGGTCTGACTGGTAGCGGTCAGCCAATCGCCGTTATCCATGCCGGGATCCTGTCGGGTATAGGATTTATAGACTTCATTGCGGGGGGCAACTGTAAGCTTGCGTCCGCGATGATCAGGCATAACATCCGTGAATGACAAATACGTTTTCTTAAGATTACGCGGTGGCGGTCGGGATTCAAAATCCCAGGCAGGTTACACTTGATGGCTACACCGCTGCTGCTGGAGCCTACCCCTGGAATGCGCCTCGACTACTATCTTGCCCATGCGACCACACTATCGCGCAAGGAAGCCAAGCGGATCATTCACCAGGGACGCGTGAGCGTAGCCGGCCAGGTGGAGCGCAAAACCTCTACCCCGGTTGAGGCCGACAGCGTGGTCTGCCTTGATGAGCAACAGCTGGTGTTGTCTCAGGGCCATCGCTATCTGATGCTGAACAAACCTGTGGGCGTTATCAGCGCGACCGAAGATGGACAGCACCGGACTGTAATAGACCTTATCCCGCCAGCGCTTCGTCGCGACCTTCATCCGGTTGGCCGGCTTGACCGCGACACGACAGGGCTCATCCTCCTGACAACTGATGGCCAATGGTCCCACAGGGTGAGCTCGCCCAGGGGTCAATGTGCCAAGGTCTACCGTGCGCAACTGGACCAGCCCCTCACCGCGCAAGCCCGGTCCCGGCTGGAACAGGGGGTGATGCTGAAGGGCGAAACAGTGGCCACAAGGCCGGCCGATGTAGAGTCTATTGACGACAGGACCATCCGGCTCAGGTTGACTGAAGGTCGCTACCACCAGGTCAAGCGCATGCTGGCGGCGGTGGGCAATCACGTGATAGCCCTGCACCGGGAAAGGGTCGGTTCGATTCAGCTGGATGATAATCTGCCACCCGGGGCCTACCGGGAACTGAGCAAGGAGGAAATCAGCGGAGTCTGAACCCTGTCGTCAGCGGTTAGTCCGGGTATAGCTTCCTCGGCAAAATGCTAACGGTAGTCTGCTCGTCCCCCAGCCAGATCTGACCATCTTCTATGGTGCACTGCAGCGCCATGGATTTTTGCGCCAGCCCGGCCATAGCGCTCACGGCGTCCGCCGGCAAATGGATCACTTCAAGATTATTGAAGCGCCGGACCTTGTCCTGCATTTTTTCCCACCAGGGCGGCATCGCCCGGTCGCCATAGGTGTATAACCGTGCCTCGCGCGCTCGACTGCACGCTTTACGGATGCGGCTCTCATCCGGCAGTCCCAAGTCCACCCATAGCTCGATTTCACCGCTGAGGCTCTTTTGCCAGAGGTCGGGTTCGTCCTCCGTGCTGATCCCCCGGGTAAACTGAAGCTGCTCGCTGGCGTGAAGTATAAATGCCAGCAAACGCACCATCATGCGTTCATCCGTTTCTGACGGATGTCGAGCCAGGGTAAGCTGGAGCTCGTCATAGTAGTGCCGGTCCATGTCGGCAACCTGGACGGTCGCTTTGAAAATGGTCGCCTTGAGGGCCATAGGGATTTCCACTGAAGAGTAATTCGTGCGAGGTTAGTGGCAAACAAGACGCATTGCCAGCCGTACGCCTGCGCTTACTACTCGGACGCCTAAGAGCGGACAGGACTCAGCCTTACGGAGTGGCAATGATGGTCACTGGCGCGACCGTTGTATACTGCCGCTTTAGGAATATTGTCCCAAAAATATGAGCCAGCAGAACGACCAACTACTCTATCGCGCCCTGCTGCGGATACTGCGGCCACTGGTGCGCATGCTGCTTCGAAACGGCGTCCCGTTCGGTGAATTCGCAGAATGCGCCAAGCGGGCCTATGTGCAGTCCGCGGTCGAGGATTTTGCGATTGAAGGGCGCAAGACGACCGACTCCCGAGTCGCGATCATGTCGGGCCTGACCCGAAAAGAGGTCAAGCGCCTGCGCCTGCTGAACGATCCTGCCGAGATTGTAAGCGAGGACGCCAAGCAGAACTGCAATCGGGCCGCCAGGGTCATCGCTGGATGGGTCCGGGACAATGAGTTTCACAATGATAGCGGCGCAACGGCAGTCCTTCCCCTTGAGAGCAAGACCAACCCGAGTTTTGCTGATCTGGTCAAACTCTACAGTGGCGATGTGCCAGCCCGAGCCGTGCTTGATGAGCTGATCCGGGTGGGGGCGGTTGTACAGTATCGCGACGGGCGGGTGGACCTGCTCAAGCGCGCCTACCTGCCCGAAGGTGACAACGCCCAGCAGATACACATTCTGGGTGAAGACGTGTCAGCGCTGCTTCGCACCATCGACCGCAACATCTCTCGCGATAACCCCAAACCGCTGTTCCAGCGCACGCTCAGCTACGACAATGTTCCCGAAGAGGCGATGGACCTCTGGCGGGATACTGCTGCACGACAGTCCCAGCGCTTTCTGGAAAAACTCGACCACATTCTGACCCCGTTCGACCGGGACATTGCGGGTACATCGCCGACGGAAGGCACCGGGCGGGTTCGTACCGGGGTCGGGATATTTTTCTTCGAAGAGCCGTATGACGGACCGGACGAGAGAGGGTAAGGGAATGCTCAAGGCCAGAAACCAGTACGTGGCAATTCTGTTCAGCCTGCTTGCGCTATGGGCGCTGGCGGCCTGCACCGAAGAGGGCTCGAGCCTGGTGGCTGACGGTGGTATTCGCGGAACGGGCAAAAGCGTCGGGCCGGTGTCAGGCTTTGGCAGCGTCATCGTCAACGGCACCCGTTTTAACACTGACAATACCGACTTTATCATCAATGGCGAGGTTAGCCGCTCGCAGGCAAGTCTTGCTGAGGGCATGGTCGTTGTCGTGGATATCAATGCCGGGGACGAGGACCGGGCCGACCGGATTTTCTACGACGACGACGTGCGCGGCCCGCTGGCGGGAGAGCTCAATCCAGAACTACGGCAGCTGGAAATTCTGGATCACCTTATCCGCTATGACAGCGCCACCGTTTTTCGCGGGCTGTCCCTGGCTGAGCTGGCCGAGTTGTTGGCCCGTGGTGAGGTTGCCTACGTCAGTGTCAGCGGTTGGCGGCTCAGCACGGGCGAGTTTCTGGCGAGCTACATCAGCTCGCGCGCTGGGTTTACGCCCGGTGTCGACCGTGTGCGCATCTGGGGCGAAATAGATGATTTCAACCTGCCTGGCGAGACCCTGGAAATCGGACCGCTGACAGTGGACTACGGCCAGAACCCCGAAGTGATCATGGACCGCGGCCGATCGCAGCTGCTGGCTACCGACGAAGGAGCGGTCATTGTGGTAGAGGGCCAGCTCGATCAGATTGGCGGCGTCCTAACCGCACAGCGTATTGAACAGAAAGACAGTCAGGCTCTGCTGGAGAACATCGATGGCGACCGGATCCGTCTGGAAGGCAGTATCAGCCAGGGCCTTGAGGGCGGCCCGAGTGGCACCTTTGAGATTAATGGCATCAAGGTCCGGGTGAACCCGTCAACGGAGCTGGAGGGCATTGCCGCGGCCGGTCTGGATGAGGGCGCCCGTATACTGATAGAGGGCGTGGGCGATCGGCAGGCCACCGTGGTCGCGAAGCAGATCTGGACCCGCGAGCCCGAAACCGAAGTAGAGGCCGAAATCCAGCAGATCGAAGTGACAGACAATCCGCGGGAGGGCTGGGTTGAAGTTGGCGGCGTCTGGGTGAAGGTGACGCTCAGCACCATCGTGGTCGGTGAATGGGCGGACGGGAATACAACAAACCTGCAATTCAGCGACCTGCGGGAAGGCAACGCTGTCGCGGTCAGCGGTATCGCCAGAGACGACGAGCGTGGCGGTTATATCGAAGCCGTCAAACTGGAACGGCAGGAAACGGCCAGGCAGTTCGTGGTGGTCGGTCGCGCCGGCGGAAAGGTGCGGGACGAATTGCTGAAGGTACTCGGGATGAAACTGAGACTGACCGGCGATACCCGTTATGGTGATGACCTGGATGAGGACAGTATCGCCCCGGGTGACTTGCTGGCTATTACCTACGAAATAGACGCAAACGGACTACTCAGTGTTGTTCAGGTCGACCGCAGGGGGGAGCCGGACGACCTGGAGATCCGCCCCCAGGAAGACCGTCCCGCGCCACTCAACCCCGGTAACGGGAACGGCCGAGGCGGCCCACCTGATGGTCGGCCCGGCGGTGACGACCGAAGAGGCGGCCCCCCGGATACCTGGCCCGGCAATGGTAATGGCAATGGCAACGGCAACGGCAACGGCAACGGCAACGGCCAGCCCGGCCGGCCTGGTATTGGCCCCGGCGGCGGCAACGGACCGGGTCGGTCACCCTAGTCGAGGCGAGATTGCGCCTGGCACGCTATGAGAGGAGCAGCGAGCGGGAAGCCCATGGTTTTGCCCGGCCCCGGGTTTCACCGATTCCCTGCACCCGCCCGGCACACATCTGTTAAAGTGCCGCTCCTCGCCCTTGCCCAAGCTGGATAGACCGTGACCGACAACGCCTTCTCAACCTTGCCAATCCGAAAAGACCTGCTGGAAAACCTGGAGGCGCTGGGCTTCTCGGCCATGACGCCGGTCCAGGCCAAAAGTCTGCCGCCTATTCTCGCCGGCAGAGACGTTCTCGCCCAGGCAAAGACGGGCAGCGGTAAAACGGCGGCTTTTGGGGTTGGCCTCCTGAGCCGACTGGCGGCGGAGGAATTCGCCGTACAGGCGCTGGTACTCTGTCCCACACGGGAACTGGCCGATCAGGTGGGCAAGGAGTTGCGGCGGCTGGCCCGGTTCACCGCGAACGTCAAGGTACTGACCCTGTGCGGGGGCACACCCCTGGGACCACAGATAGGCTCACTGGCACACGGTGCGCATGTCGTTGTCGGCACACCCGGTCGTATCCAGGATCACCTGCAGAAAGGTT is part of the Hydrocarboniclastica marina genome and encodes:
- a CDS encoding alpha/beta fold hydrolase, whose amino-acid sequence is MSFILLVVLAVLAARQWLMEREGKPVMAEPFEGTVYRVGAACVAERDMPSGAEPKATVICMHGFVEHMGYFTEFYDDPDIQLILLNSCGYHLPIDQPRFRQASWAVPPSADEGTIEYDAMVMNQALEHLPKSSNIRIHGHSRGGAVTLEAASLRPDLFENVEVVLEAPVLPQGRPYGHYGQAQLWCMAFLVPLWRRQPIAWHNRGMYGPLHNERKRQLIEGLPFNPRRVSTMVTNMRSLGEWMDTKPITMFDNIRKGYVLVPDKDKVLETQAMYDSASQGAQGNLEVVRIACSHFPLFDCPESIPALQKKGDSRAKAAKAAASTA
- a CDS encoding lytic murein transglycosylase — translated: MPRPSKSARVTRRSALPTAISSLLGLTFASGLALAQSASEIEFKQCVGNLQAKAVEQGISKQVVDDVLGQVRYQEKVIELDSKQPEFTQTFADYFGRRVTEDRVEKGREMLKEHRDILKRVERETGVPAHYLVAFWGLETNFGSYFGNMPIPASLTTLACDPRRSAYFTEELFAALKIIDAGDVQADNMQGSWAGAMGHVQFMPSVFLRHAVDADGDGRRDLWGSVPDAMASAGNFLKALGWVPGLRWGREVQLPDVFSYSLAGRDESYPVSEWKEFGVKDAFGRPLPNADVEASLLVPSGHRGPAFLVYQNFEIIMRWNRSEFYALAVGRLADRIAGAGPLQTPLPENELQLTRDKVRSMQSYLNMLGFEAGEADGVMGPATRKALSRFQRAEDMVADGYPTQEVLDAMDFDQIQRVQQDQQERAQRKQAKD
- a CDS encoding type III PLP-dependent enzyme, which codes for MSDQTAIQVSDYFDSETFGRIKAFAENRETPFLVVDVATINRQYDEMTDAFPYASVYYAVKANPSTEVLTLLRDKGSNFDIASVYELDKVLAHGVSPDRISFGNTIKKSKDIRTFYEKGVRMYATDSEADLRNIAKAAPGSRVYVRILTEGTLTADWPLSRKFGCQSDMAMDLLILARDLGLVPYGVSFHVGSQQREIGAWDAALGKVKVIFERLKEEDGIELKMINMGGGFPANYISRTNDLATYAQEIKRFIQEDFGDTFPEIIIEPGRSLISNAGVLVSEVVLISRKSRTAMHRWVYTDVGKFSGLIETMDESIKFPIHTDKKGEVEDVVIAGPSCDSADIMYEHYKYGLPLNLAIGDRMYWLSTGAYTTTYSAIEFNGFPPLKDYYI
- a CDS encoding pseudouridine synthase, which translates into the protein MATPLLLEPTPGMRLDYYLAHATTLSRKEAKRIIHQGRVSVAGQVERKTSTPVEADSVVCLDEQQLVLSQGHRYLMLNKPVGVISATEDGQHRTVIDLIPPALRRDLHPVGRLDRDTTGLILLTTDGQWSHRVSSPRGQCAKVYRAQLDQPLTAQARSRLEQGVMLKGETVATRPADVESIDDRTIRLRLTEGRYHQVKRMLAAVGNHVIALHRERVGSIQLDDNLPPGAYRELSKEEISGV
- a CDS encoding YaeQ family protein, which produces MALKATIFKATVQVADMDRHYYDELQLTLARHPSETDERMMVRLLAFILHASEQLQFTRGISTEDEPDLWQKSLSGEIELWVDLGLPDESRIRKACSRAREARLYTYGDRAMPPWWEKMQDKVRRFNNLEVIHLPADAVSAMAGLAQKSMALQCTIEDGQIWLGDEQTTVSILPRKLYPD
- a CDS encoding DUF6502 family protein, which codes for MSQQNDQLLYRALLRILRPLVRMLLRNGVPFGEFAECAKRAYVQSAVEDFAIEGRKTTDSRVAIMSGLTRKEVKRLRLLNDPAEIVSEDAKQNCNRAARVIAGWVRDNEFHNDSGATAVLPLESKTNPSFADLVKLYSGDVPARAVLDELIRVGAVVQYRDGRVDLLKRAYLPEGDNAQQIHILGEDVSALLRTIDRNISRDNPKPLFQRTLSYDNVPEEAMDLWRDTAARQSQRFLEKLDHILTPFDRDIAGTSPTEGTGRVRTGVGIFFFEEPYDGPDERG
- a CDS encoding DUF5666 domain-containing protein codes for the protein MLKARNQYVAILFSLLALWALAACTEEGSSLVADGGIRGTGKSVGPVSGFGSVIVNGTRFNTDNTDFIINGEVSRSQASLAEGMVVVVDINAGDEDRADRIFYDDDVRGPLAGELNPELRQLEILDHLIRYDSATVFRGLSLAELAELLARGEVAYVSVSGWRLSTGEFLASYISSRAGFTPGVDRVRIWGEIDDFNLPGETLEIGPLTVDYGQNPEVIMDRGRSQLLATDEGAVIVVEGQLDQIGGVLTAQRIEQKDSQALLENIDGDRIRLEGSISQGLEGGPSGTFEINGIKVRVNPSTELEGIAAAGLDEGARILIEGVGDRQATVVAKQIWTREPETEVEAEIQQIEVTDNPREGWVEVGGVWVKVTLSTIVVGEWADGNTTNLQFSDLREGNAVAVSGIARDDERGGYIEAVKLERQETARQFVVVGRAGGKVRDELLKVLGMKLRLTGDTRYGDDLDEDSIAPGDLLAITYEIDANGLLSVVQVDRRGEPDDLEIRPQEDRPAPLNPGNGNGRGGPPDGRPGGDDRRGGPPDTWPGNGNGNGNGNGNGNGNGQPGRPGIGPGGGNGPGRSP